Within Clostridiales bacterium, the genomic segment AAAGCTCTTGGATTATCAAGGCTGCAGGCCTTAGAACTTACAAAACTTGAATCTGCCGAATGAGTGCTCAAAATAACATAAACTCATATTGCAAATCGAAGGTATTTCTAAAAAACATATTGACTATTCGGTATTATTATTGTATATTAATATTTGCTGCTGTTAAAACCGGCATTTTAAAAATATACTTACTTTAATTTTATTTTATGTTACCATGGCCCCTTGGTCAAGTGGTTAAGACATCGCCCTTTCACGGCGGCATCATGGGTTCGAATCCCGTAGGGGTCACCACCTATGCATTATATGGCCAGATAGCTCAGTCGGTAGAGCAGAGGACTGAAAATCCTCGTGTCGATGGTTCGATTCCGTCTCTGGCCACCAGATGCAAGGCTGCAGTCCTTAGAACTTACAAAACTTGAATCTGCCGAATGAGTGTTCAAAATAACATAAGTTTAAATTACGAATTGAAGGTAAATAAAAAAATGTATTGACAGAGAGATTTATTTATTATATAATTGAGTTCGTCGTTGGAAGTGAGGGCCTTTAGCTCAGTTGGTTAGAGCAACCGGCTCATAACCGGTCGGTCCGGGGTTCGAGTCCCTGAAGGCCCACCATAATTTTTATGCTGGCTTAGCTCAATCGGTAGAGCAGCTGATTTGTAATCAGCAGGTTGAAGGTTCGAGTCCCTTAGCCAGCTCCAGGTTTTATTTTAATTTAATAATTCAATATGGAGAGATTCCCGAGTGGCTAAAGGGGGCAGACTGTAAATCTGTTAGCTGACGCTTTCGATGGTTCGAATCCATCTCTCTCCACCATATCAATATAATCCGAACCGTTCGACAATCTTTATGGGCGTTTTAATCAAAGACAAAATTAATGTCAGTTTTGATTCAATAAACAAAAGTCAAAAGATTACTTTCGATTTCGACTCACAAGGTATGTTGGGTGGGCAATATTGGGGGATTTATTATTCATCTGATAATATGCCGAAACTCGATATTAGCGCTGTCGAGTTAACCGAAGCCACAAATGAAGGCTGTTATTTTTGGCAGGAACCCGACGGGAATAACTATTATGCCACTGAACGCATTTTGAAGAACTGGTTCTTCTATTATTGGGATTATGACGGAAATAGGCATAATCTAAAGCAAAATAACAAACGGCAATCTTTCCACTGATATGCAAAATAGAAGTGCTGCAGATGCAGCACTTCTATTTTGCATAAAAAAGCGCGGTTGTGCCGCGCTTTTTTAAAGCCGTTATTTTATTCTTTCTATTTATTTGCGTTATTTTGCACAATTTCCCCTATGGTCAGATTATCTTTCTCAGGTTTCTCTGTTTGAATCTGAGCCGGCTCTGGATTTTGAGTTTTTGCCTCTTCGTCCTGCTCACCCTTATTCTCTTCCTCTGAAGCCTCTTTAATACTCAAGCTTATTTTTCTACTTTCAAGGTTTATATCCATTACCTTTACTTTTACTATATCATTCACTTTTAGAACATCCTCAACCCTGTTTATTCTCCTATCACATATCTGTGAAATGTGCACTAATCCATCTACGCCATCCTGTATCTCTACAAATGCTCCGAACGGTACAATCCTTACTACCTTGCCTTCTATTACGTCACCTACATGTACTTTTTCCTTTACAATATCCCACGGCTGCGGCAGTGTTCTCTTCAGGCTTAAAGAAATCCTTTCCTTTTCCTTATCCACCGATAATACATAAACTTCAACTATATCACCTACTTTTACGACATCGGATGGACTTTTTACCCTGGTCCATGACAGCTCCGATATATGAGCAAGCCCATCTATACAGCCAAGGTCGATAAATGCACCGAAATCAGCCAACCTGTCCACTCTGCCTTTTAATATGTCTCCCGGTTTTATGCTCTCCAGGAAAGCACTTCTCTTTTTATTGAGTTCATCCTCTACTATGGCCCTTCTCGATGCGACTATCCTGTTTTTAGCAGGTTCAAAAGTCATTATAAGCAATCTCTCTGTCTTCCCTACAAATATGGATAAATCCTTTACATATTTAACATCAAGCTGCGATGCAGGAATAAAAACGCTGTTTCCCTTAACCTTGGCTATGACTCCGCCTTTGACAGTCTGGATTATTTCACCTTCCACAGGTACTTTGCCCTTGAAACATTCTCCTATATAGTCCATGTTTTTTACAGCATCGACTCTTCTTTTCGAAAGAAGTACGTTTCCTTCTCCATCATTTATTTTAAGAATATATACGTCCAATTCATCTCCGGACTTTAATATATCCTTAGGTGAAGTTTCCTCATCTATATTCAATTCACTTTTTGGAATTATTCCGTCTGCTTTGTAGCCAATGTCAACTGTTACTTCATCATCAGTTACGTATATAACCTTACCTTTTATTATATCCCCCTCGCTAAGCCTTTTAAAAGTCTTTTCATATTCAGACATTATAGACCCTTGATCGGTTTTTTCTTCATTTCTGATGTCTTTATCCTCTCCGATGTCTTTATCCTCGCTTTTATTATTTTCTTTAACTTCTGTTTCCCCCTGTACTTTTTCTTCTCCTGTTTCTATCATTTCACTCATTTTTTCAAATGCCTCCTTTATTATCCAATCCGGTGTAGATGCTCCGGCTGTTATACCAAGCGTATTTATATTTTTCAAATTATTGGTATCTAATTGATTTATTCTCTCTATGTAAAAAGTTTTCGGACAAAATTGCCTGCAAATCTCAGCTAACTTTTTTGTATTTGAACTGTTTAAACCTCCAAGGACTATCATGGCGTCGCATTTTTGAGCAATCTCGGCAGCAGATTTCTGCCTTTGATCAGCAGCAGCACAAATAGTATTAAGTATAACCAGTTCTTTTGATATGCCAATCAGCGATGATACGATTTCCCTCCACTTAGCCGTGTTTACAGTTGTCTGCGATACAATGCATACCTTGTTGTACGTTTTTAAATCTTTTACGCATTCCAGATTACTTATAATAATTGCACTATTGTCACACCATCCATTAATACCCTGTACCTCCGGATGATCTTTATCCCCTATTATTATTATTTGATATCCATTATTGAAGTATTCTTCCACCTTTTTATGTATATGGTCAACATATGGGCATGTAGCATCCACTATATTGACTTTTTTTTCATTAAGCATGTCAATGATTTTTTTGGAAACCCCATGGGACCTTATGATTACAGTATCCCCCTCATTGAGCTCATCAATATTTGGCAGCACATTGATGCCCTTCTGTTCCAATTCCTTCACTACAATATTATTATGTATTATCGGCCCGTAAGTAAATATCCTTCCCTGTCCCGCCTTGGTTTCGGAAGCTATCGATACTGCTTTCTTGACACCGAAGCAAAAGCCGGAATGTTCCGCTACGATAATATTCAAAAAAATCCCCCCACCTATGCCAGCTCTGAAATCTCTTTCATAATTAACTGGCTTAATTTATTGATTTCGTCCATTGAAAGTTTTTTACCCGAATACTTTAAAAATGAAATAGGTTTACCAATAGTAATTTTTAATTTGCTGAACGGCTTATAGCTTCCGGTTATTTTTACAGGTATTACAGGAGTTTTGCTTTTTAAGGATATAAGCGCGACTCCGGGCTCAGCCTTCTGTAATTTCCCGTTTTCACTTCTGTGACCCTCAGGAAATATTCCAAGGCATTTGCCATTCTTTACTATTTTCAATGATGTTTTGATAGCTGATATATCAGGCGTTCCCCTTTTAACCGGAAAAGCGTAAATATTCCTCAGCACAAATGCAAAAAGTTTGTTCTTAAAGGCTTCAGCTTTTGCCATATAGTGGATTTTTCTTTTTGTATATACTCCCACAAGTATAGGATCCAGCCAGTGGATATGATTCGGGCATATAA encodes:
- a CDS encoding bifunctional 4-hydroxy-3-methylbut-2-enyl diphosphate reductase/30S ribosomal protein S1, translated to MNIIVAEHSGFCFGVKKAVSIASETKAGQGRIFTYGPIIHNNIVVKELEQKGINVLPNIDELNEGDTVIIRSHGVSKKIIDMLNEKKVNIVDATCPYVDHIHKKVEEYFNNGYQIIIIGDKDHPEVQGINGWCDNSAIIISNLECVKDLKTYNKVCIVSQTTVNTAKWREIVSSLIGISKELVILNTICAAADQRQKSAAEIAQKCDAMIVLGGLNSSNTKKLAEICRQFCPKTFYIERINQLDTNNLKNINTLGITAGASTPDWIIKEAFEKMSEMIETGEEKVQGETEVKENNKSEDKDIGEDKDIRNEEKTDQGSIMSEYEKTFKRLSEGDIIKGKVIYVTDDEVTVDIGYKADGIIPKSELNIDEETSPKDILKSGDELDVYILKINDGEGNVLLSKRRVDAVKNMDYIGECFKGKVPVEGEIIQTVKGGVIAKVKGNSVFIPASQLDVKYVKDLSIFVGKTERLLIMTFEPAKNRIVASRRAIVEDELNKKRSAFLESIKPGDILKGRVDRLADFGAFIDLGCIDGLAHISELSWTRVKSPSDVVKVGDIVEVYVLSVDKEKERISLSLKRTLPQPWDIVKEKVHVGDVIEGKVVRIVPFGAFVEIQDGVDGLVHISQICDRRINRVEDVLKVNDIVKVKVMDINLESRKISLSIKEASEEENKGEQDEEAKTQNPEPAQIQTEKPEKDNLTIGEIVQNNANK
- a CDS encoding lysophospholipid acyltransferase family protein encodes the protein MLYYLAKYIFLIYFLIFNRVKVDGLENIPERGGIIICPNHIHWLDPILVGVYTKRKIHYMAKAEAFKNKLFAFVLRNIYAFPVKRGTPDISAIKTSLKIVKNGKCLGIFPEGHRSENGKLQKAEPGVALISLKSKTPVIPVKITGSYKPFSKLKITIGKPISFLKYSGKKLSMDEINKLSQLIMKEISELA